In the genome of Ralstonia pickettii DTP0602, one region contains:
- a CDS encoding LysR family transcriptional regulator, producing MDLKQIQYFIALFEDGSVTRAAKRLNIVQPALSMQIARLEEEFGQKLFERIPHGMVPTAAGRMMYRLFLPIVRDIAGARQQMMQREEQMAGRITLGMVASETESVLVDSLARFNARYPNVEVSVADGFSTALIDLVSAGQLDAAVVHRQRGRLALQVQPMHDEEMVLVTSAEHGPDLPESVEMAKLPALELVLPTKRHGLRVVLDTATQAQDVTLAPKFEIDILGTIVRFVQATRFVTVLPRIVVQRAVEDGRLRMHTIVAPRIVRHLVCVSHPQRPLSTATEAFIAIVTEEIRRVSGMEQAPIEGGSLN from the coding sequence ATGGACCTCAAGCAAATCCAATACTTCATCGCGCTGTTCGAGGACGGCTCCGTCACGCGCGCCGCCAAGCGGCTGAACATCGTGCAGCCGGCGCTCAGCATGCAGATCGCACGGCTGGAAGAAGAATTCGGTCAGAAGCTGTTCGAGCGCATCCCGCACGGCATGGTGCCGACTGCTGCAGGTCGCATGATGTACCGTCTGTTCCTGCCCATCGTGCGTGACATCGCCGGCGCTCGGCAGCAGATGATGCAGCGAGAAGAGCAGATGGCCGGCCGCATCACGCTTGGCATGGTGGCGTCCGAGACGGAGAGCGTGCTGGTGGATTCGCTGGCGCGTTTCAACGCGCGCTATCCGAACGTAGAGGTATCGGTCGCGGACGGCTTCAGTACGGCTCTGATCGATCTGGTTTCTGCCGGCCAGCTTGACGCGGCGGTGGTCCATCGCCAGCGCGGCCGGCTGGCGCTGCAGGTGCAGCCGATGCACGACGAGGAAATGGTGCTGGTGACCAGCGCAGAGCACGGCCCGGACCTGCCGGAATCCGTGGAGATGGCAAAGCTACCGGCACTGGAGTTGGTGCTGCCGACCAAGCGCCATGGCCTGCGCGTCGTGCTGGACACGGCCACGCAGGCGCAGGACGTAACGCTTGCGCCGAAGTTCGAGATCGACATCCTCGGCACCATCGTGCGGTTCGTGCAAGCCACGCGCTTTGTCACGGTGCTGCCGCGCATCGTGGTGCAGCGCGCAGTGGAAGATGGCCGGCTGCGCATGCATACCATCGTCGCGCCGCGTATCGTCCGGCATCTGGTCTGCGTGAGCCATCCGCAACGGCCGTTAAGCACGGCCACTGAGGCGTTTATCGCCATCGTGACCGAGGAAATCAGGCGGGTTTCTGGGATGGAGCAGGCTCCGATCGAAGGCGGTAGCCTGAATTAG